The following are encoded in a window of Penicillium oxalicum strain HP7-1 chromosome II, whole genome shotgun sequence genomic DNA:
- a CDS encoding ABC multidrug transporter atrF, translated as MQTPKCPINQSEGNDMPKPQEYNNKCPHEHKKIAGDVDERPSSDADPSRSSPDDYTKPINRRATGSLSGDSHLDAFLRQGRLNKSTEVSPSKRLGVTWEHLSVQGNQSDTASVKTFPDAVLGTCGPDLYRILSGWIPWLRLKREIAVRTIIKDFSGIVKDGEMLLVLGRPGSGCSTFLRSLANDRKPYHAVLGEVSYGCIRAEEQATHFKGEVTYSPEDDIHFENLTVWRTIIFALWNKTKKKNKEERPLLAEALLRIFGLGHTKDTIVGNEFTRGVSGGERKRVTIAETLTSNSTVTCWDNSTRGLDSSTALDYARSLRTMTDISKRTTILTLYQTSENIYNLMDRVLLIDTGRCVYFGPARDAKNYFIDLGFHCPDRMTTADFLTSVTDTRERRIRQGYERRVPRTPEELESAYKTSAFYRLAKEEIHAYKKELQATGCTATKNFRDAVLESKSRLVPKRSPYTVSFARQVAACTRREFWLLFHDHTTSLTKAWVTLLNALVVGSLFYGQVSDTSGAFGRGGAVFFSILFLGWVQLSELNKAVAGRIVIQRHKNYAFYRPSAVAIARSVADLPVLLVETALFSVIMYFLATFEVNAGKFWIYFLLVFVNTYCTTALYRLFAALSPSLDDAVRFSGIAFNLMIIYTGYVMPKRKLFGDAPWFGWIHWISHISYAFEAVITNEFSGKDMPCAPADTVPRGPGVDAAYQGCAIQGAGVNNLVVSGQDYLSTAYQYHRGDLWRNFGILVAFTVAYTGLSALFAEILQFSETSGGALLFKKGSTPRFSQPKGRGHQPLPISESDRIFTWKNLEYTVPYGREGGTRKLLDKVSGYAKPGVMVALMGASGAGKSTLLNTLSQRQKVGVITGDMLVDGKPLGPSFKRDTGFASRWTCTMALLPSEKLWCFSAVLRQNSGTPMKEKLAYVDTVLDLLDLHDLQHAIISSLGVELRKRTTIGVELVAKPSLLLFLDEPTSGLDSQSSFSIIHFLKRLTAAGQAIVCTIHQPSSVLFEQFDMTIIDYFGARGAHCPPQKNVAEFILETAIKGTQQADGSWVDWNAEWQASDENAAVMTEIDRVAQAAAAAAASNEVENTSSGLNTEYAVPVWLQTAMLTQRMYRHYWRDSSYLYGKLFTSVIIGVFNGFTFWQAGQKQSITDMQDVMFSCFILIIIPSIIVNAVLPKFYSHMALWQARELPSRIYGWVAFCTAQILAEIPYAVMGAVVYWLLWYYPTGLPADSSTAGYVFLMTVLFFLYQASLGQWICAWAPNFTVISNILPTFFVIFSLFSGIVRPYSEMTAFWRYWLYYATPSTYWVGGILAATLHDKAVVCSLSETARFYSPPGQTCESYAREFVDSATGYLMSSEQLPDLGAGECAYCPYSLGDDYLATLNIAAADKWPCLGVFLAFCVSNMMLVYFFIYCIRIRGWTFGLKGLSRLVQGIFKRQN; from the exons ATGCAGACTCCAAAATGCCCCATCAACCAGTCAGAGGGCAATGATATGCCGAAACCGCAGGAGTACAACAACAAATGCCCCCACGAGCATAAGAAAATCGCGGGTGATG TCGACGAGCGTCCATCATCAGACGCCGATCCCAGCCGTTCCTCCCCGGATGACTACACCAAGCCAATAAATCGCAGAGCAACAGGCAGTCTCTCCGGAGATTCCCACTTAGACGCCTTCCTCCGCCAGGGCCGCTTGAATAAATCCACGGAAGTCAGCCCGTCAAAGCGCTTGGGTGTGACATGGGAGCATCTCAGCGTGCAGGGCAATCAATCTGATACGGCATCTGTAAAGACTTTCCCCGATGCAGTTCTCGGCACTTGTGGTCCGGATCTCTATCGCATTCTGAGCGGCTGGATCCCGTGGCTGCGActgaagagagagatcgCGGTTAGGACCATCATCAAAGACTTTTCCGGCATTGTGAAAGATGGCGAGATGCTGCTCGTTCTGGGAAGGCCTGGGTCCGGTTGCTCTACTTTCCTCAGATCCCTCGCCAACGACCGCAAGCCGTATCATGCTGTGCTGGGTGAGGTCAGTTACGGTTGTATTCGGGCGGAGGAACAGGCTACTCACTTCAAAGGTGAGGTAACTTACAGCCCTGAAGACGACATCCACTTTGAAAACTTGACCGTATGGCGGACAATTATTTTCGCACTCTGGAACAaaacgaagaagaagaacaaagaaGAGCGACCTCTCCTTGCTGAAGCTTTGCTACGAATCTTTGGCCTCGGGCACACCAAAGACACCATCGTGGGCAACGAATTCACCCGCGGTGTGAgtggaggagagaggaagcGA GTCACCATTGCCGAGACATTGACGAGTAATTCCACGGTGACGTGCTGGGACAACAGCACCCGCGGCCTGGACAGCTCCACGGCTCTCGACTATGCGCGGTCTTTGCGAACCATGACGGATATCAGCAAGCGGACAACCATCCTAACCCTTTACCAAACCAGCGAGAACATCTACAACCTGATGGACCGCGTCCTGCTTATTGACACCGGTCGCTGCGTATACTTTGGACCTGCTCGTGATGCGAAAAA CTACTTCATCGACTTGGGATTCCATTGTCCGGATCGTATGACGACGGCCGACTTTCTCACATCAGTGACTGACACCCGAGAGCGTCGCATACGCCAGGGCTATGAACGCCGTGTCCCACGAACGCCTGAAGAGCTCGAATCTGCATATAAAACATCAGCCTTTTACCgcctggccaaggaggagattcATGCATACAAAAAGGAGCTTCAGGCGACGGGGTGTACAGCCACCAAGAATTTTCGCGACGCCGTATTGGAATCCAAAAGCCGGCTGGTCCCGAAGAGGTCGCCGTACACTGTGAGTTTCGCGCGCCAGGTGGCTGCGTGCACGCGCCGTGAATTCTGGCTGCTCTTTCATGATCACACTACCAGCCTTACCAAAGCATGGGTTACCCTACTGAATGCCCTCGTGGTGGGATCCCTTTTTTACGGTCAGGTCAGCGATACGTCCGGCGCATTTGGTCGCGGTGGTGCGGTCTTCTTTTCGATCCTCTTCCTGGGCTGGGTGCAACTCAGTGAGCTAAACAAGGCGGTTGCTGGCCGGATCGTGATTCAACGACATAAGAACTATGCGTTCTATCGGCCGTCTGCTGTGGCCATTGCTCGTTCCGTGGCAGATCTTCCAGTTCTACTGGTCGAAACTGCCCTTTTTTCCGTCATCATGTACTTTCTTGCAACCTTTGAAGTAAATGCGGGCAAGTTCTGGATCTATTTCCTGCTGGTATTTGTCAACACCTATTGCACGACTGCCTTGTACCGACTCTTTGCCGCCTTATCACCGTCTCTCGATGACGCTGTGCGGTTTAGTGGGATTGCATTCAATCTTATG ATCATTTACACTGGTTATGTCATGCCAAAGAGAAAATTGTTTGGCGATGCTCCTTGGTTTGGATGG ATACACTGGATCAGTCATATCTCATATGCCTTTGAGGCCGTGATCACTAATGAATTCTCCGGCAAAGACATGCCATGCGCGCCAGCTGATACCGTGCCCCGTGGCCCTGGCGTCGACGCCGCATATCAAGGCTGTGCCATTCAAGGAGCCGGGGTCAACAACCTCGTCGTTAGTGGGCAGGACTACCTATCAACCGCGTATCAGTATCACCGCGGTGATTTGTGGCGTAATTTTGGAATCCTGGTAGCATTCACTGTCGCTTACACTGGACTGTCGGCATTGTTTGCCGAGATCCTCCAATTTTCGGAGACGTCTGGGGGCGCTCTACTGTTCAAAAAGGGTTCAACTCCGCGATTCTCCCAGCCAAAAGGCA GGGGCCATCAGCCTCTCCCAATTTCGGAAAGTGACAGGATTTTCACCTGGAAGAATCTTGAATACACTGTTCCGTACGGCCGCGAGGGCGGCACACGCAAGCTGCTAGACAAGGTCAGCGGATATGCTAAGCCGGGAGTGATGGTTGCCCTTATGGGAGCCTCTGGAGCGGGAAAATCCACCTTGCTCAATACTCTGTCGCAGCGACAGAAGGTGGGCGTCATTACTGGCGATATGCTGGTCGACGGAAAGCCACTGGGTCCCTCGTTCAAGCGAGACACTGGTTTTGCGAGCAGATGGACCTGCACGATGGCACTGCTACCATCAGAGAAGCTCTGGTGTTTTTCAGCCGTACTACGTCAGAACTCGGGCACGCCCATGAAGGAGAAACTGGCATACGTGGACACTGTCCTTGACCTACTCGATCTTCACGATTTACAGCATGCCATAATCTCTTCCCTGGGCGTTGAGCTCCGCAAACGCACGACCATTGGGGTGGAACTCGTGGCTAAGCCGTCccttcttttgttcttggaTGAGCCGACGAGTGGCTTGGACAGCCAGTCCTCATTCTCTATTATCCATTTTCTGAAACGTCTCACCGCGGCGGGCCAGGCGATTGTCTGCACTATTCACCAGCCGAGCTCGGTTCTGTTTGAACAATTTGACATG ACCATCATCGACTACTTTGGTGCTCGTGGGGCGCACTGCCCACCACAGAAGAATGTGGCAGAGTTTATCCTCGAGACAGCCATCAAAGGCACTCAGCAAGCGGACGGTAGCTGGGTGGACTGGAACGCCGAGTGGCAGGCATCAGATGAGAATGCAGCTGTTATGACGGAGATTGATCGCGTCGCCCaagcggcagcagcagcagccgcatCAAACGAAGTGGAAAACACCTCCTCAGGGCTGAACACTGAATACGCTGTGCCTGTATGGCTCCAAACAGCCATGCTTACACAGCGCATGTACCGGCATTATTGGCGGGACTCGTCCTACCTCTACGGCAAGTTGTTTACCTCGGTCATTATTGGCGTCTTCAACGGGTTCACGTTCTGGCAGGCTGGGCAGAAGCAGTCCATTACCGACATGCAAGACGTCATGTTTTCATGCTTCATTCTGATCAtcattccatccatcatcgTAAACGCCGTCCTTCCCAAGTTCTACTCTCATATGGCGCTGTGGCAAGCCCGCGAGCTTCCCTCGCGGATCTACGGCTGGGTGGCGTTTTGCACGGCGCAGATTCTCGCCGAGATTCCTTATGCCGTTATGGGTGCTGTCGTCTACTGGCTGCTCTGGTACTATCCTACTGGCCTTCCTGCCGACAGTAGCACGGCTGGATACGTTTTTCTGATGACTgtgctcttctttctctATCAAGCCAGCCTAGGCCAATGGATCTGTGCCTGGGCTCCTAACTTTACCGTCATCAGTAAT ATTCTGCCGACGTTCTTTGTGATCTTCTCTTTGTTCAGCGGAATTGTCCGCCCATACAGCGAAATGACAGCATTCTGGCGATATTGGCTGTACTACGCCACACCTTCGACCTACTGGGTCGGTGGCATTCTCGCGGCTACTCTGCACGATAAAGCGGTTGTCTGTAGTCTCTCGGAGACAGCTCGCTTTTATTCGCCGCCAGGGCAAACGTGTGAGAGCTATGCCCGCGAGTTTGTCGACAGCGCCACAGGCTATCTTATGTCATCGGAGCAACTCCCGGACCTTGGTGCGGGTGAATGTGCCTACTGCCCATATTCGTTGGGCGATGACTATCTTGCAACGTTGAATATTGCAGCGGCAGACAAATGGCCTTGCCTTGGGGTGTTCCTCGCGTTCTGCGTCAGTAACATGATGCTGGTGTATTTCTTTATCTACTG TATTCGCATTCGAGGATGGACTTTTGGGCTCAAGGGACTTTCGCGACTGGTCCAGGGGATCTTTAAAAGGCAGAACTAG
- a CDS encoding Methylsterol monooxygenase, whose amino-acid sequence MKYCKQSKQSLTAASDCRTVKYDKPDGWPCAILALLAASARTPTYTVRSSLSAYAQGPQPRLRHGYSITLGPGAVHMNSTFAPAATYWGQYQEISNYNTNLNVAERLWAAWYAWMQNDVLATGIMSFAMHEIVYFGRSLPWFIIDSLGLFKQYKIQGRPPLFGDGMLTDISLQNKIPSVREQWDCAKWVLLSHVTVELPQIWLFHPMAQFFGLSTSVPFPSVLTMAYQIAIFFVMEDAWHYWFHRALHYGPLYKAIHKIHHQYSAPFGLAAEYASPIEVMILGFGTVSCPIIWCAITGDLHILTMYVWIILRLAQAIDAHSGYEFPWSLHHFLPFWAGADHHDLHHEKFIGNYASSFRWWDYVLDTEYTPEALKRRRGNPASTKKAQ is encoded by the exons ATGAAATACTGCAAACAGAGCAAACAGAGTCTCACGGCGGCATCGGACTGTCGGACTGTCAAATACGACAAACCCGACGGCTGGCCCTGTGCGATCTTGGCTTTATTGGCCGCGTCGGCACGTACTCCAACCTACACCGTACGCTCCAGTCTTTCGGCATACGCCCAAGGGCCCCAACCGAGACTCCGGCACGGCTACAGTATCACATTGGGACCAGGGGCCGTCCATAT GAATTCGACTTTCGCCCCCGCGGCCACCTACTGGGGCCAATACCAGGAGATTAGCAACTACAACACCAATTTGAATGTCGCCGAACGACTTTGGGCGGCGTGGTACGCCTGGATGCAAAATGATGTCCTGGCTACCGGGATCATGTCTTTCGCGATGCACGAAATTGTCTATTTCGGTCGTTCCCTGCCCTGGTTCATCATCGACAGCCTGGGCCTGTTCAAGCAATACAAGATTCAAGGC AGACCACCCCTCTTTGGTGACGGTATGCTGACAGATATCTCCCTCCAGAACAAGATCCCCTCTGTACGTGAGCAGTGGGATTGTGCCAAATGGGTTCTACTGAGTCACGTCACCGTCGAGCTTCCTCAGATTTG GCTCTTCCACCCCATGGCCCAATTCTTCGGACTCTCAACTTCCGTTCCTTTCCCCTCCGTCCTCACGATGGCTTATCAAATTGCGATCTTCTTTGTTATGGAGGATGCCTGGCACTACTGGTTTCATCGCGCTCTCCACTACGGACCTCTCTACAAGGCGATCCACAAGATCCACCACCAGTATTCCGCTCCATTCGGCTTGGCGGCTGAGTATGCTTCTCCAATTGAAGTGATGATCCTCGGCTTCGGAACCGTGAGCTGTCCCATCATCTGGTGTGCCATCACCGGTGACCTGCACATTCTCACCATGTACGTGTGGATCATCCTTCGACTGGCTCAGGCTATCGACGCGCACAGTGGCTACGAGTTCCCTTGGAGTCTGCACCACTTCCTGCCTTTCTGGGCCGGCGCAGACCACCACGACCTCCACCACGAGAAATTCATTGGCAACTATGCGAGCAGCTTCCGCTGGTGGGACTACGTTCTGGACACCGAGTACACTCCCGAGGCGCTGAAGCGCCGCCGTGGTAACCCGGCATCCACCAAGAAGGCCCAGTAA